DNA from Thermoanaerobacter uzonensis DSM 18761:
CTTATCCAATATTAGCCATGCTTTTAGTGTGCTTATCTGCTACTTTGCTAGCTCCGTATGAAGCAGGCTTAACTTGTGCTTCAAATCCACATCCTAATACCATGTTAACCACTTCTTTTATAATATCTCTTGTTTTGCCATTTTCTCCTACGTCTAAATGAATCTGTATATTTATATCTTTTTTATCAGTCTGATTGATCTTTTCAAAAAGCTGGTTTGCTATTTCAATGCTGTAAGTAGCTTCCATAAAAATCCTTTGTTTTAAAGATAATACCTTT
Protein-coding regions in this window:
- a CDS encoding ribonuclease H-like YkuK family protein produces the protein MYFISPTKGKMDIDKMFLDIMEFVEGDRQSNYKLMVGTDSQPGKSVCFVTAVIIYREGKGGRYYYRKFYNKKVLSLKQRIFMEATYSIEIANQLFEKINQTDKKDINIQIHLDVGENGKTRDIIKEVVNMVLGCGFEAQVKPASYGASKVADKHTKSMANIG